From a single Metopolophium dirhodum isolate CAU chromosome 6, ASM1992520v1, whole genome shotgun sequence genomic region:
- the LOC132946241 gene encoding uncharacterized protein LOC132946241 isoform X2, with amino-acid sequence MFNFRNIDDKFNCSNGESIEWSLLCDGYKDCSDGSDETKDLCALYEFETNMIMDCGSVHNMKNQVTLEEADQSIIELAPWTVAVYQKMNVYQNIGKSKISFLHSGSIIAPNIVITWGNLFSHMTTQYDEFKVGPMLKLSEDYKLLINATMIYLSTDAKTANSFDAYRSIAVIVLAIKLPLSNGFTPICIDWFSKYDIRKETQMRIIGRTENSRGDNDVIKVIQYFTHYRPATDETFSIKLNTDTHLSYGFQGSGLSILFSNRYYLTAITKDWTRRNRNNSTEVDTIRFIDIKPYVPWIRGILNKHVTLSSCVLPTIEGVIYSYEDSNKILSHGSLIDRHVNVIENCEVGYHKASHHSFRFCLGKGKWLSSSDKLCVKMCPPLESDSLDIECTLNGMYANCTNPSKPETIAKPSCKPLYTPPNGLEKEPLELLCMPNGTWNKELYRCNPKCGKINTINNGMIMGGGTASNGTAPWNVGVYQFNKTISNDYDLICGGSIISPNLVVSAAHCFWEKGMLSHKISVNDGQYKIAVGKYSRNITKIDNEFTKIMNVESVHLHENYRGYSWFHADDISIVVLQNTISFNILVLPSCVDWFGINTIPNGEKGMIVGWGKTEKDIASPILLEASLPYIDHRTCWEMYKNGFEFYVTKDKFCAGSELGQGVREGDSGAGLTFLHSNLYYLTGVASMKDPNTNNSIAVFTDVKHHIQWIRGLYEKYITNKNIL; translated from the exons ATGTTTAATTTTCG aaacattGATGATAAGTTTAATTGTTCAAATGGAGAAAGCATCGAATGGTCGTTGCTTTGTGATGGTTATAAGGATTGTTCAGATGGTTCAGATGAGACCAAAGATTTGTGTGCACTATACGAGTTTGAAACAAATATGATTATGG attgtggtagtgtacataatatgaaaaaccaaGTAACGCTCGAAGAAGCTGATCAATCAATAATTGAATTAGCACCTTGGACAGTTGCTGTCTATCAAAAGATGAACGTGTATCAAAATATTGGAAAATCCAAAATTTCTTTTCTTCATAGTGGATCGATAATTGCTCCAAATATAGTAATTACTT ggGGTAATTTATTTAGCCATATGACTACTCAATATGATGAATTCAAAGTTGGTCCTATGCTAAAGTTGAGTGAAGATTATAAACTGTTAATCaat GCAACAATGATTTACTTGAGTACAGATGCTAAGACGGCCAATTCTTTTGATGCGTACAGGTCTATAGCAGTAATTGTGTTAGCAATCAAACTTCCGTTAAGTAATGGATTTACGCCTATTTGTATCGATTGGTTTAGTAAATATGATATACGGAAGGAAACTCAAATGAGG aTTATTGGTCGTACAGAAAATAGTAGAGGTGACAATGATGTTATtaaagtaatacaatatttcacaCATTATAGACCGGCGACTGATGAGACGTTTAGTATCAAATTAAATACAG ACACACATTTATCATATGGATTTCAAGGATCAGGCTTAAGCATTTTATTCtcaaatagatattatttaaccGCTATAACGAAAGACTGGACCAGAAGAAATAGAAATAATTCGACCGAAGTCGATACAATACGATTTATAGACATAAAACCCTATGTTCCATGGATACGTggaattttaaacaaacat GTTACATTGAGTTCATGCGTTTTACCAACCATTGAAGGAGTAATATATTCTTATGAAGattctaataaaatactatCTCACGGGTCTTTAATTGATCGTCATGTTAATGTTATTGAGAATTGTGAAGTTGGATATCATAAGGCTTCTCACCATAGTTTTAGGTTTTGTTTAGGAAAAGGAAAATGGTTATCGAGTTCTGATAAATTGTGTGTCA AAATGTGTCCACCTCTAGAGTCAGATAGCTTAGATATTGAATGTACTCTTAATGGGATGTATGCTAATTGTACAAATCCATCCAAACCCGAAACAATAGCAAAACCATCATGCAAGCCATTATATACCCCACCAAATGGACTCGAAAAGGAACCACTAGAATTACTTTGCATGCCCAATGGAACGTGGAATAAAGAACTATATAGATGCAATCcaa aatgcGGTAAAATTAATACCATCAACAATGGAATGATTATGGGTGGTGGAACAGCTTCTAATGGAACGGCACCGTGGAATGTTGGTGTgtatcaatttaataaaacaatttccaATGATTATGATTTGATTTGTGGAGGATCGATTATTTCTCCGAATTTGGTCGTTTctg CGGCTCATTGTTTTTGGGAAAAAGGTATGTTATCTCATAAAATATCAGTTAACGACGGTCAGTACAAAATTGCTGTTGGAAAATATTCtagaaatattacaaaaattgacaacgaatttactaaaataatgaat gtGGAATCTGTTCATCTTCATGAGAATTATCGTGGATATTCCTGGTTTCATGCTGATGACATATCTATTGTTGTGTTACAAAACacaatttcttttaatattctTGTTTTACCAAGTTGTGTCGATTGGTTTGGTATAAATACTATACCAAATGGAGAAAAAGGAATG ATTGTTGGTTGGGGAAAAACGGAAAAAGACATTGCCAGTCCTATTTTACTGGAAGCATCTTTGCCATATATTGACCATAGAACTTGCTgggaaatgtataaaaacggaTTTGAATTTTATGTGACTAAAGATAAATTTTGTGCCGGTTCCGAATTGg GACAAGGAGTGCGTGAAGGGGATAGTGGTGCAGGCTTAACTTTTTTACATtcgaatttgtattatttaaccgGAGTAGCGAGTATGAAGGatccaaatacaaataattcaatCGCAGTTTTTACAGATGTTAAGCACCACATTCAATGGATTCGTGGactgtatgaaaaatatataactaataaaaatatactataa
- the LOC132946241 gene encoding uncharacterized protein LOC132946241 isoform X1, protein MKVTSSWIIYSCLIFGTGILCDRKLQRRQAVSSRPENIDDKFNCSNGESIEWSLLCDGYKDCSDGSDETKDLCALYEFETNMIMDCGSVHNMKNQVTLEEADQSIIELAPWTVAVYQKMNVYQNIGKSKISFLHSGSIIAPNIVITWGNLFSHMTTQYDEFKVGPMLKLSEDYKLLINATMIYLSTDAKTANSFDAYRSIAVIVLAIKLPLSNGFTPICIDWFSKYDIRKETQMRIIGRTENSRGDNDVIKVIQYFTHYRPATDETFSIKLNTDTHLSYGFQGSGLSILFSNRYYLTAITKDWTRRNRNNSTEVDTIRFIDIKPYVPWIRGILNKHVTLSSCVLPTIEGVIYSYEDSNKILSHGSLIDRHVNVIENCEVGYHKASHHSFRFCLGKGKWLSSSDKLCVKMCPPLESDSLDIECTLNGMYANCTNPSKPETIAKPSCKPLYTPPNGLEKEPLELLCMPNGTWNKELYRCNPKCGKINTINNGMIMGGGTASNGTAPWNVGVYQFNKTISNDYDLICGGSIISPNLVVSAAHCFWEKGMLSHKISVNDGQYKIAVGKYSRNITKIDNEFTKIMNVESVHLHENYRGYSWFHADDISIVVLQNTISFNILVLPSCVDWFGINTIPNGEKGMIVGWGKTEKDIASPILLEASLPYIDHRTCWEMYKNGFEFYVTKDKFCAGSELGQGVREGDSGAGLTFLHSNLYYLTGVASMKDPNTNNSIAVFTDVKHHIQWIRGLYEKYITNKNIL, encoded by the exons ATGAAGGTGACGTCTTCCTGGATCATTTATTCATGTTTAATTTTCG GAACCGGTATCCTATGTGACAGGAAACTTCAAAGACGACAAGCTGTATCATCTAGACCAGA aaacattGATGATAAGTTTAATTGTTCAAATGGAGAAAGCATCGAATGGTCGTTGCTTTGTGATGGTTATAAGGATTGTTCAGATGGTTCAGATGAGACCAAAGATTTGTGTGCACTATACGAGTTTGAAACAAATATGATTATGG attgtggtagtgtacataatatgaaaaaccaaGTAACGCTCGAAGAAGCTGATCAATCAATAATTGAATTAGCACCTTGGACAGTTGCTGTCTATCAAAAGATGAACGTGTATCAAAATATTGGAAAATCCAAAATTTCTTTTCTTCATAGTGGATCGATAATTGCTCCAAATATAGTAATTACTT ggGGTAATTTATTTAGCCATATGACTACTCAATATGATGAATTCAAAGTTGGTCCTATGCTAAAGTTGAGTGAAGATTATAAACTGTTAATCaat GCAACAATGATTTACTTGAGTACAGATGCTAAGACGGCCAATTCTTTTGATGCGTACAGGTCTATAGCAGTAATTGTGTTAGCAATCAAACTTCCGTTAAGTAATGGATTTACGCCTATTTGTATCGATTGGTTTAGTAAATATGATATACGGAAGGAAACTCAAATGAGG aTTATTGGTCGTACAGAAAATAGTAGAGGTGACAATGATGTTATtaaagtaatacaatatttcacaCATTATAGACCGGCGACTGATGAGACGTTTAGTATCAAATTAAATACAG ACACACATTTATCATATGGATTTCAAGGATCAGGCTTAAGCATTTTATTCtcaaatagatattatttaaccGCTATAACGAAAGACTGGACCAGAAGAAATAGAAATAATTCGACCGAAGTCGATACAATACGATTTATAGACATAAAACCCTATGTTCCATGGATACGTggaattttaaacaaacat GTTACATTGAGTTCATGCGTTTTACCAACCATTGAAGGAGTAATATATTCTTATGAAGattctaataaaatactatCTCACGGGTCTTTAATTGATCGTCATGTTAATGTTATTGAGAATTGTGAAGTTGGATATCATAAGGCTTCTCACCATAGTTTTAGGTTTTGTTTAGGAAAAGGAAAATGGTTATCGAGTTCTGATAAATTGTGTGTCA AAATGTGTCCACCTCTAGAGTCAGATAGCTTAGATATTGAATGTACTCTTAATGGGATGTATGCTAATTGTACAAATCCATCCAAACCCGAAACAATAGCAAAACCATCATGCAAGCCATTATATACCCCACCAAATGGACTCGAAAAGGAACCACTAGAATTACTTTGCATGCCCAATGGAACGTGGAATAAAGAACTATATAGATGCAATCcaa aatgcGGTAAAATTAATACCATCAACAATGGAATGATTATGGGTGGTGGAACAGCTTCTAATGGAACGGCACCGTGGAATGTTGGTGTgtatcaatttaataaaacaatttccaATGATTATGATTTGATTTGTGGAGGATCGATTATTTCTCCGAATTTGGTCGTTTctg CGGCTCATTGTTTTTGGGAAAAAGGTATGTTATCTCATAAAATATCAGTTAACGACGGTCAGTACAAAATTGCTGTTGGAAAATATTCtagaaatattacaaaaattgacaacgaatttactaaaataatgaat gtGGAATCTGTTCATCTTCATGAGAATTATCGTGGATATTCCTGGTTTCATGCTGATGACATATCTATTGTTGTGTTACAAAACacaatttcttttaatattctTGTTTTACCAAGTTGTGTCGATTGGTTTGGTATAAATACTATACCAAATGGAGAAAAAGGAATG ATTGTTGGTTGGGGAAAAACGGAAAAAGACATTGCCAGTCCTATTTTACTGGAAGCATCTTTGCCATATATTGACCATAGAACTTGCTgggaaatgtataaaaacggaTTTGAATTTTATGTGACTAAAGATAAATTTTGTGCCGGTTCCGAATTGg GACAAGGAGTGCGTGAAGGGGATAGTGGTGCAGGCTTAACTTTTTTACATtcgaatttgtattatttaaccgGAGTAGCGAGTATGAAGGatccaaatacaaataattcaatCGCAGTTTTTACAGATGTTAAGCACCACATTCAATGGATTCGTGGactgtatgaaaaatatataactaataaaaatatactataa